tatttcctattttaaatatcattaaattcaaaattaattatgagccaGTAAAATTAAGAGATGTGATTGcatgattgtgtaaaacttataTACAttgtcggtgcatagaaattaatctctcatAAACATACCATAgacataaatattaaatatatctctattttaattgatactaactaaaaatagaaaaactaaATGCTATATTTAAaccttatttttatttctatgagATAAGATTAagagatattaaaaaaaattaaaatttcgaGACTACTTCGGTAATTTTGGTGTTAAATTACACTAAGAATGTAAAGAAGCCCACTCTTTAGATGTAAAATCTCTATTTTGGACTCTCTTACATGTCAGAAGGGACAAAAGGGAGGAGGCCACCATCacttcattttctctttatCGCTTCTTTCATCACCCCTACAACTCCATGTTCTGAAAGAGAACCTCTTATTCTTCCTCAAGTTATTGCATTCAATGCACATTTATATGTCCTTGTCACGATACAAATAACTCTGCTACCACCACTAGCTAGTGCACTATATATCCAATCCCTGTGCAGATAAAGTTTTGCTCAAAATTTCAGACCaaatatctctctctctctattatCATGTCAAGTACTGCAtatcttcttcttttatttctatgcATCTCCTTGCATGCATGTAATGCCCGTCGTATCGGCCCTCTAGATaagaagatggagaagaagcACCACTTCTCTACCAAGGTTTGTTAATTGACAAGCATGCATCGATCAAAATATGTTAATTACATGTTGAAGTTAAATGATCTCAATTCTTTTACAGATAACATATTATTTGgatcaatttttctttcttcagaatttATTCtgaaactcaaaacaaactcaCATAAGCTTTTTGACGGAATTGATTATGGCTTCAGTGTCAATTGTAGAAAAGTCTTGAAAATGTACACATATTCTCAAGAATTGTATGTCTCACTAAGATTTCATTCTATGCAGAGTGATGAGAAAATTGAGTTTGATTCCTCTCCAAAACAGCTTAATGATGAAGGCAATGGAAACGTTGGGGCTCGTTTGGTTGCTGATTCTATGAAGCCAAAAAGCAGAAGAAGCACTCACCAGATAGTTCTCAAAGGAAAAGCATCAGGCTCCTTAAGAACTGAATCTCTTGCTTCAGTTTCCTGGCGAGTGCCTCATCACAAGAAGCATAGTCAGAAACAACTTGTTCAGTTTGACGTGGACTATGAACCACCAAAGACACATCCTCCTTCCCACAACTAAGCAACAATGTACCACCATATGATCCTACTTTGTTTGAGGATGTATAGTAGGTGAAGCCATGAAGGTTGGAAATTAAATAAAGAACAGCAATTGAGACAGGGCCTCTCAATCTAGGGTGAAATCTTTAGTTTTGTAAGCATATATAATGGCTGTTAAAacttaagctattttaaatgttcttatatatatatatatatactttacatatatatacacCTGAGATATGTTCTGGCTAGAACATGCATATGTATCTCCATGTCAATTTAGGTATGGttctttatatttataattatagGAAGAATTAATCAAGATTAGAATTTATATCTCACATGTTCTATATATTTGGTTTTCCTTTACTGACAACAATATCCTCACTCTTAGATTTGAGACTGAGTTAGTTTTAACTCAAATTTAATATGGTTTCTAGATCGTTAGAGATTGTTTGACCGACCAAGCTTCAAGCATCTCTATTTAGGTTGTTGATTGAGTACACGTTAATCTGAATCAGCCACCTGATTGGGAGAACGTCTAAATTCATCCCCTCACCTCATTACTAGGTTTCCCTGGTTTCCCTCCTCTCCCACATAATTGTGATTGCAAGATTGTCTCCTCCTCATGAATGCAATCACAAGATCCCCTCTCGCATTAATCACTTTTTAAGAGACTCTAACTATATAAATGAGCCCTCATCATAGTGTGTCTAAGCATGTTCAGTTAAGAATTCTTAAGGCAAAACAATATATAAGTTTGACTGactttgttcttagtgtttTGCCGTGAACAGTTTCATACCACATCTTAGATCTTGTATTTGATCACTCATAAATTGGCCACTCTCTTGTTTTGCAACTTCACGCTAAAAGTGTCTAACCGCGAACATGAAAAGATGCATATGTTAAAGTCTCACATTAACTACATATGTGATTAAGAAACCCTTAAAAGTTATAGAGCAACCCTCATCTTTAAATTAGCTTTTAAAAATATAGAACTGGGTCTAGTCTGAATTCTAGGACTCAATATTACTTCTCTTATCAGTAATGGCTGAATGAACATTTATGCTCCTCTCTCATTCCCTCCCGACTGAATTTTccaatattttatatataaaacaAGTTTAGTGTTTGATGAAGAGGTTCTTATAGCtgattattttatataaaacatgGAGATAGAGTCAGAGATGAGACTTATAAATGGTTTATCAGATATTCTGGGAAAGAATAATAAGTTTAGTGTTTGATGAAGAGGTTCTTAtaaagggttgtctaaatgacccatgataaagtttgggttaaataacccatcatccaatcacattagagataagtgagttggaatttctatattttatttattaatttatttccaactcatttatctccaatatgattggatgatgggttatttaacccaaactttatcatgggtcattttggtATATACATATTGGATTTATTGTGATGTGCTGTCCATTGACTCTTTAGATACTGTTCAAATTGAAGCTTACGTTCTTGTATCATTGTCATGTGGTTTTCTATTTCTCcccgaatgataactcaagtggtaagagctagagacataagagttgagtgagatgaagggtgaagcGTCTCAGGTTCAAACCCGGAGGAGAgcttaatttactaacaattctaacaactaacattggcctataaaaaaaatgtggttgctatttttatttagttgatATTTGAGAAGAAGTAACCCAAAAAATACAAGTTGATTCTGACTTGAGACGTTGGTGGTTGGTTGGTCTTTCATAAATGAGGGAAAATGATAGCAGTAGCAGTTGTAGGTCCCAAAATTTTCATGTTTGATGTCTGATGACCCCAAATCTTTTTCACACATGCATGGTTTTGGTTGATAtgcttcttttctctttttgtcCCTTGTTAATTCCTTAACAATAGTTCGAATGATATAAATGAAAAACAATTATTATACATTAATTAACACTCAAAACAGAACAGAGCATATCTACCCAACAATTTCAATGGACAACTTGCAGATAAGAAATTTTGAATAACTTTCAAAATTTGTCATTATATAGATAGGCACCAATGAAGTATTAAGTCTTTGTTATGaattgaaaatatattatttgattCATTTAATTATTAAGTGTAAGTTATTATAATGATTGATTATGCCTTACGACAACTTGTATGGCTGTAAGTGTAACTAGCTAGGTAGTCATGGTGTTCCGCATCTAACAAGGGACATCAGATGCAACAGTTTCAAGTATGTCTCCTATGAAAGCACATATATTATGGATTCAACTTGGATGAAACATAACATCCCAATGAAGACGAATTGGGATTGAGAAAAGGGGAAACTCTAAACCGGTGTCTTGGAACTAGGACGAGCATTCTAGCACACATTCAAGTCTTGAACAAGGCGACAACAAGTGAAAACAACCGGAAAGCAGCATTACCAATATCATGGAAGTAGTTTAATTTACTCTCCAAAATGCTAAACcggtttattattaatttacGCTTTGACATTTTGATTATTTAATAGATGAAATTTTATTGTGTTTAACATACTACCAGAACATAATGTTATCTTAAACAAGGTCTAACTAAAATAGTTGAGCTCATTTAGCATTTAGCCCAGAGTTCGCTACGTGGGCGGTGCGCGTATGAAGAATGATTTGTTGTGATAGACCTACCTACTTAACGTGATTTCAAGCCTCAATGATTAGTCTCATGTCTCTCAGCTATGAGAATAGcttgaaaaactaaaaaaataacataatgGTATAATTTACGATAAGGTGTGGCGTGGTGGTTAGCTCACATCGTCTCTTAATCATGAGGTACGGTAAGAGGTTCGATCCTTATCTATGAGAATAAAACACATGGTCGGAGGTTCGGTCCTCATCCATAAGGATAAAACACAATTCACTATCATTTATTTATCGTTTAGTTCAAACACCTATGACAAGAAGATTAGTAGATGATTGatttaaagaagaaaaaagcatAATGATATAATTGATAAAATGACTAAGTAATGTTTCTTTAGTAAATGCATtaacagataaataggaacatCTTTCTCTCACAGAATGTACTAAAATAGAAATGGAAGTAGTGCTTAATTATGAGGCAATGTAGTACAAGCTTAAGCTATAAAGAGAGGGTGTGATATTCTCCGTGTGGCGAGGAAGAGAAAATTGCATAGTACATACCATATAATTCAATTCTAGATATTTCTCAAGAATTTGGATGGTATATCTAAATTGGATAGATACTCAACTGTTATGCATAGTAGAGATCATTGTTGGAGTTGTCTAATTGCTCCTAAAAAAGATTGGATTAAATTACCTTAGTCCTAGATTGACCAAATGATCATATTCAAAGATAAGGGGGTTAGGAATTACGCTTACTTAAATATCGTTGTGTTAGATGTGAATATTAgagatttaatttattttaatttagaaatctatatttttattttaaagtctATATTTATAGTATCTTTTATATTAGAATGTTATCTTTTATTCTAGTAGTATATCTTCTTTATTTCTTAGGGATTAAGTTATTGCTATTATGATTAAGTTATTGTAAATAGGAATACCTCCTTATGTTGTCTTGAAttaaattatctatatatatatatgtaaagctcacttgagctataagtattaaatgcattaaataatgaagttaaacaaatttttattcaacttttttttttaatttttaattagtaattgttaaacttttcaatttctcatattttaaataaaatattgatattatttaaattttaattattaatgagggaaatttttaagtaataataataattgaaattgactaactttacaCTAATAGCAATATTACATAgttaatagtaattttttatacttctttctaattgtaaaactttctaattttttatatattaaaattaaaattaatttaataataactaTTCATCATGAGTTgaggaatttaaaaaaaaaaacttattactattttttacaccacctactaaaatgtaaaagtaaaagttactttgaacctttgtattaacattttcatttgtattaaataaattatattaaaatattaaaaatgaataaaactgcctaagtcattagctatttaaacacctactaaaatgtataattaaattgaaattttgttataaatacaccaaaaaaaaattgtattatatacattaaactaaactaaaacctgatcaataatattttcaaattaattagttattcaACAACCAACTAAATTTCATGTTTGTTATATAAGGTAAAATAGAACATGACAAAAGACTCCTGAAACATAACTCTTTAGTTCTCTAAAAATGTGTGGAAAAATAAAAACGAAACAAGACACTCTAATAAACAAAAACTTCACTTTTATTTCAGGTAGGGAGGTTAATACGAGTTAGTGTAATGAtttgataaaatatttaattagatacaaaaatatttcaaaatatatatattagtcatagtcatttattttttaatttaattctcataaaaaattcattaaatacattaagcagtaaaatcttCCTAGCTTTGTACTAAAATAAAGGAAGCAATAGaaaatttctttgtaattaatatattaaataataaaattaaaaactgaaaaaaaaattattttcaagaGTAATTCAACTacctaaattgaataataatggtcataaactttaaaaattgacttgaatttcGCATTagggaaaaataacaaaaattaaacttgattaatgacaaaataatgttatcaataaataatttaggtaaaatagtttaaattttaaaatgacgctataaggtatttactattaactataacgtaacgttcaaaaaaatctacaacgtatgtgtgttttatttgaagaaacaatctcattataattttatgatcttattatatattagtaaaaatgatTTTGAGCACgcttaatagagaaaaatagttATGACCGAAGTTCAATAAGTATAAATTTATTACATAATTcttaatctatttaatttatatcttattatagttgaaaaagatgaaatttctttatttttcacgATTTTAACATGTGTAAAAATGTTTGGGAAATTGTGATTACCCTTTCCAAAAAATGACTTTCTCcaaaaaaagtacaaaaaatggtaaaacaacttttttaatggcattaaaaacttattgcttaaTCTTTTTTCTAAATGGACTGTATTATTTTTCACattcttaaataaataaataattaaatttataaaatgatcTAACATGTGTAAACCTGTTGGGGAAATTGTAATTGCCCTTTCCAAAAAATGACTTTCTCTgtaaaaagtacaaaaaatggtaaaacaacTTTTTCGATGAcattaaaaacttattgcttaaTCTTTTTTTCAAATGGACTGTATTATTTTTCAcgttattaaataaataaataattaaatttataaaatgatccaatgctgattattaaatattaattattaaatttgagcaatattaattatttataaagaaaactccaatactatttattgaaaagtcttttttctcaaaattattgaaataatgaacacaattattattttttattttaaaataaaaattattttaatatttatgtaataatttaaactgtaattattattatataatgttaaaaaatgttgtaaataaacccgtgcaacgcacgggtataatacctAGTTGAGTTGTAAAGGGAACCAACCTTATTGAAGAGGAATCAGCCTCTTGGTTCCAAGAGGAACCAGActcttagttcttatttatcttttattttccagtttaatatcataaaaatactaaaaaaatgATCATttatcttcctttctctctcttttctccacGTTAGGATTTTTGGATCCTAACAATTGGTCCGGCCTAACGGATTCAAAAATCCTTACGTGGagaaacggaaaaaaaaaagaagataaatgaTAATACTTTTGGTATtattatgatatgatatgatattaaactggaaaataaaagataaataaGAATTAAGAGGTTGGTTCCTATTGAATATGGCATGTTCCCTTTACAACTTCATAATTTAATCCTTGACTCTAACCTAAGGAGGGCACTCCTATTTATAATGACTTAATCCTAATAACAATAACTTAATCCCTAAGAAATAAAGAAGATATACTACTATAATAAAAGATAACATCCTAATATAAAAGATACTATAAAAATAGACTCTAAAATAAAAAGTTAGAttcctaaattaaaataaactaaatCCTAATATTCAGATCCTAACAATACTCCCCCTAAAatcaaccttgtcctcaaggttggaAGTCGCATAGTAGATCCAATCTTCTCCTCCCGGGTCCCATTCTTAGTGGTAAACCGAGTGAAGCACCAGAACAACAAGTTTCCAAGTGTTCATATCCGGTGGCATTGGAGGAGGGCGCCTGGTAAACATATTGAGATCCCATAGCTTCATTTGCATTGAGGGCTCACCCCTCTGCGTTGTGTGGCCATCATTGTTCACAAAGTGCATTGTTAATTGTGTACCTAGATGTTTGGAAACGCTTACATTGCCAAACTTTTTAATCATAACAAACTTTTTAATCATAACAACATTCACAATCATTGACAACGAAGCAACTACCATAGAGATTGTGCTGATGTGAGGCATATTGGCAACATCTTCTTTGAGACCTTCTAGCGGCAATGTAGTATCTTGCTTGGACTCATTATAAATCTCAGAAGATTTCCTTTTCGGTGTGGGAAGGAGGAGGAAAAGAAATTTCATCAACCAATGGTTGTCCCTGACCAAGAAGAAATTCGACATCTCGTGCAAGTTATAAGGCGTGCGACACATTAGTAGGGCGTAAAGAGCGCACCTGATAACGAATATCGAGTTTGAGGCGAATCAGAAAATATCTCAACAACTAGACTTCAGAAAGATTATGCATTCGAACCACCAGAGCTTCAAATTCTCGCACAGAAGCGTCAACGATGCCACTCTGTCTAAGAAATTA
This portion of the Lotus japonicus ecotype B-129 chromosome 3, LjGifu_v1.2 genome encodes:
- the LOC130748965 gene encoding uncharacterized protein LOC130748965 yields the protein MSSTAYLLLLFLCISLHACNARRIGPLDKKMEKKHHFSTKSDEKIEFDSSPKQLNDEGNGNVGARLVADSMKPKSRRSTHQIVLKGKASGSLRTESLASVSWRVPHHKKHSQKQLVQFDVDYEPPKTHPPSHN